The nucleotide window CCCGATTTACTGATTCTTGATATCCGTATGCCAAACATGACAGGCATAGAAGTTGTCGAACAACTTAGAGGCAAAAACAATATGGTTAAAATTGTAATGCTTTCGATGCACGAATCTGAGGAATACGTATTAAAATCTATTCAAGCCGGAGCTGATGGATACTTACTTAAAGGTTCCAGTAAAGAAGAATTCCTAAAAGCGCTTCACACTGTTTCCAATGGTGGAAAATATTTCAGCGGAGACATTTCATCTATATTAATTGGCCAATTAACCAATCCAGGAGCAACTGTTGAGCCAAAACAACCTTTGGCTGAAGAGCAATTGATTACCAAAAGAGAAAAAGAAATCCTTAAGCTTTTATTAAGTGGTAAAGGAAATAAAGAAATTGCCGAAGCTTTGGACATCAGTAAAAGAACTGCCGAAGTACACCGCTTCAACCTGATGAAAAAGCTGAAAGTAAAAAACCTGATGGAACTTTCTAACAAGGCTACTGAATTTTCATTGCTATAACAAACAAAAACCAAACATAAAGGTTTTTCAATCTAAAACATTTAAATCCTATTTTATGGCATCTGCCATAAAATAGGATTTTTTTCTCAAACTAGATTCTTCCTATCAATCATTTTCCAGTTATGAATTGGGTCCGACTGTAGCAAAATCATGAATGAAAAGTAACCAATATTATCTAAAACAATAGACCGAAAAAATTAAATTAAACTACAAACCATTTTCAAGCTGTCAGAATCGATTCTGGCAGCTTTTTTTTTTGCTCTATTACATAATTTTCAATTTAAATACTTAAAAAAGCATCCGCACGAAACCCGCACAAATAAAGAGAACATTCAAAATACGCATAAAAAATACGTATTTATACTTAATTATTTTTTAAAGACTGCGTTTTTGCAGCTTTTTCATTAAAGATGCTACTTAATTTTGTAAAAAACAATAAGTACTATGTCAACAGTAAATTCTCTTTCAATATCGCCCAGAATTTTATTGCTAAATACATTGGTTTTTACGGTGTGCTTTGTCTGTTTTGGTCAAGCTCTTGGATTTTTATCTTACTATTTTCAACTACCTGCTTAATGTGGATGCACATCACCGTGACAAAAATGATTAACGAAAAACAACCTGTCCTTTCAAAAGAGATGGATCGAAAATAAAATATCATTAGTTACTTGTATATCGCCGCTTCCTAAAATTGCCATCACGGGAGCGGCTTTTATTTTTTATAACGAAAAAAATTAAGTCAAATCAAATTTTACATATACGCCAACTTAACAAAAAAATATTAAGACCTAAATATATTATTAA belongs to Flavobacterium aquiphilum and includes:
- a CDS encoding response regulator; its protein translation is MSDKIRVILADDHVFVRDGIKSLLENESNITVVGEATDGLEALSLVDSLQPDLLILDIRMPNMTGIEVVEQLRGKNNMVKIVMLSMHESEEYVLKSIQAGADGYLLKGSSKEEFLKALHTVSNGGKYFSGDISSILIGQLTNPGATVEPKQPLAEEQLITKREKEILKLLLSGKGNKEIAEALDISKRTAEVHRFNLMKKLKVKNLMELSNKATEFSLL